The Fimbriimonadaceae bacterium nucleotide sequence GCCGGAAAAACTCGAGAAGCAGCGCCAAGTTCGGAGCCTCGAAACAAAGCGAGAAGAAGCTTGGAGAGCCTACGACCAAGCGAGTCGCGAAGTCGATCAGCAGAAGGATTCGTTGTTAGACGAGATCAGCAAACGGCTTGAGCAACACATCCAAGAGGATCGTCTCTTCACGATCCGGTGGCATGTTCTCTAGCGGTCTCACGCCCTATTGGTCCACTCAAACTTCACCTTGAGGCTGTTTAACGTATCCCAGCCGATGATCTCTTCCTTCTGAAGCCGTCCCACGACGATTCCCGGCGAAATCCCGAGCGACTCGGCAAACGCCCGAACGGCAGAGCCGCTGAAGTCGTCAGCTTGGACAAATCGCCTAAAGGCTGACGGCGGAATCATGTGGTTCGCCGCGAATGCATCGGCTTCGAGTTCGTCTTCACTCTTTTCACCTTTGATCACTTCCAAGTACACGGCCCGCTTTTGATGCCTGAGAATGTGACAGGACTCATGAAAGATCGTGAACCACAAGTGATCGTTGGTTTTGTATCTCAATGTGATCTGGATGAGCGCTTTGGAGGGAGTCAGCCACCTTGTCGCGCCAGACACGCCCATGCTTGGGAGTTCCGGCACAAAGAGAAGCACGACGCCGCATCGAGCGAAGGAGTCCTTCAGTGCGGGCACGAATTCGCGAGGGCCTTGACATGTCAGCTTCAGAGCCTCATCAACGGCTTTGGCAAAGCTCTTTTCGTCGTAGTCCGAAGCGTCCACATCTTCTGCTTCAAGCTCACCTTGTCGGAGCCAGGCCGCGATCAAGTGATCCTTATCAGCCTTAGTCTCAGAGCGTCTATATTGAGGGCTCAGGTTTGCGACCCAGGCATTAAAGGCCGAACGATCGACGACGCCGAAGAAGCGAAGCAGATTGTGAAACTTCTCACGCGCATTGGAAGTTGGAGGAACCCACTCGTATTCCGCCATTTCCTTGTACGTGAAACTCCGCGCCCATTCGAGGTCTTCATCGGTAGGCTCGGGAACGCTCGATCGAGAGAGCCACTCCTGGTAGCGGGCCTCACGTGCGAGCCAAAAGCGAGCGGGTGTGCCGAGCACCCGTTCCAAATCGACGGCCAACTCCGGTGTAATCGGAGCCTTCCCGTTCACAATCTGGCTGAGGTTCTTATCCGAACGCCCCAGGCGAAGGCTCAGCAGCTTCTGGCTGATCCCCTTCTCTTCAAGTAAGTCATTCAGCGTCTCTCCCGGTGGAGAAACGCTCGTCGGTCTGTATTCCAGGTTCGGCATGGTCGTGGTTTCCTCGTTTCTTGAATCTGCTAGTGGTAGTCGACGACTTCGATGACCTCAACGGCGGTCACCTGGGTCCAATCCAGGCCGCCATCTTCCTTCTCCGGTCTCGGATCGTGGTTGGGTCGGAAGATAAGTCGGTCGTTCGCGGAAACGCGAACGGAAAGTTGTCCTGCGCGGTCCCCGGTCAGCTCTTCGCATCGACCGGGCAAAGCGCGCATGTCGTCGAGAGTCGTGGCGGCATCCAAGTCGTCCAAGCGCTTCCGAATCTGCTTGGCCATGTCCGCGCCGTAGGTCTGGCTCAGCTTGGAGTCGCTGTTCATGACCTTGGCCAACTTCTCGGTTGCGAACGCCACGTCCAATGTGCATGTTCTCCATTCTCTTTACGTGATCGGTAAACAGAACGGTGCATTGTAGCCCAAAATCGGATAGAATAGCTACCAAACCTGGTAAAGCGGTCCAAGACGCTCAGGGCCCCTGCTTGCATGTCCTCGTCGAATCCGGTTCAATCAGGCTGGAAGGAACCCAAACTCGAATGAACGAATCCAACGCCAACCCCGAAGTTGAGAAGCTCGACCTGAGTTCGCTTGATGTTGCTGAGCTGAAGCGTCAGGAACTGGCCGAGCTCTTCCCCGAGGTCAGAACCGAGGGCGGGAAGATCGACTTTGAGCGACTGAAGGCAGTGTTGGGCGAGATGGTGGACGCCGGTCGGGAGCGATACGGCATGAACTGGCCCGGCAAGGCCGAGTGCATGCGGACGATCCAAGCGCCGAGCATGGGCACGCTGCTTCCGATGCCCGACGAGAGCGTGGACTGGGACACGACGGAGAACGTGATCATCGAGGGCGACAATCTTGAGGTGCTCAAGCTGCTCCAGAAGAGCTACCTCGGCAAGGTCAAGATGATCTACATCGATCCGCCCTACAACACAGGTAAGGACTTCATCTACCCGGACAATTACACCGAATCATTGCAGACCTATCTCGAATACACGGGCCAGGTCGATTCGGAAGGCAGGAAGTTTGGCCCGAATGCCGATTCGGACGGTCGGTATCACTCGCGATGGCTGAACATGATGCATCCGAGACTGTTCTTAGCGAAAAACCTTCTTCGAGATGACGGCGTGATCTTCATCAGCATCGATGATTACGAGGCGCAAAACCTGGTACGGCTTTGCACTGACATCTTCGGCGAAGAAAACTTTTTAGGCTTCTTGCCAACAGTGATGAATCTGAAAGGCAATAACGATGAGTTCGGGTTTGCGGGAACACATGAATACACCGTTGTCTTTGCCAAACACAAGGATCGGGTTAAGCTATTTGAGTTTCCGATCGATGAGGAGGATGAGGATGACTGGGAAGAGGATGAGCTAGGGTTTTACAAGCGAGGAGCAAATCTCAAAGCAACGGGGAAGAATGCCCCTCGCGAGAAGCGTCCAAACCTCTTTTTTCCCATATACGTCCATGAGGGCAAAGTCCACTTGGAGCGACAAACGCCCACTGATGTAGAGCTACTTCCGATGACCGATGGCCAAGAAATGTCTTGGCGTTGGAGCAAGACAAAGTTTCAGAAACAGCCTGACGATGTGATTATTGTTGGAGAAGGCGACGGGATCGCCATCTACAAAAAGCAACGTCCAAGCTTGGGCGACTTACCTTCAAAGAAGCCGAAGAGCCTTCTGTACAAGCCCGAGTATAGTAGCGGCAACGGAACCGCTGCGATCAAGAAGCTTTGCGGAGCACAGCTGTTCTCATCGCCACCAAAACCGCCGGCACTCATTGAAGACTTCGTGAGGATCGGGTCTCAGCCGGGAGACATTGTGCTTGATTTCTTTGCAGGGTCTGGAACTACGGCTCAATCGACTCTCGAACTCAATGCTGAGTCGGAGGGCGACAGAAAGTTTATTCTTGTTCAGTTACCCGAGGGACTTGATCCCGATAAGCCAGAGCAACGCGCGGGTGCCCAGTTTTGTGACGCAATCGCTAGGCCCAGAAACATTGCCGAGATCACAAAGGAGCGAGTTCGCAGAGTCATAACTGGCCTGAACAAGCAAGAGAATCTCTTTAATGACAACATCGTGAGAGACCGCGGATTCCGTTCATTTAAGCTTGTGCCCTCAAACTTCATTCCATGGGACGGAACCGCCTCCAACGACGCCGACCAACTGGCCAAGCAGCTGAAGCTCGGCATTGACCACACGCGAGGCGACCGCACCCCACAAGACCTGCTTTTTGAAGTCCTCCTCAAGTCTTGGGGCGAACCCGCGCTCAGCCTCAAGGTGGCTGAAGAAACCATCGAGGGCGTGCGCGTCTTCTCCATCGCTGAAGGCGATTTCCTCATCTGCCTAGAGGAGAAGGTCTCTCTGGAGTTCATTCGTGCTCTTGCCGCACGCAAGCCCAGCCGAGTTGTCATGCGCGAGTCGGCGTTCGCCGGCAACGACCAGCTGAAGACCAACGCCGTCCAGACCTTCAAGTCCCAAGGCGTGACGAGCTTCAAGGTGGTGTGATGAGGAAGTCAAAGCAAGCCAAAATCAGCGTGGCCGGGACCGAAATCTCGGTGGTCAGCGACGCCCGGGGCGACTACATCTCGCTGACCGACATGACCCGCGGTTTCGACGGCGGCCCCGCCCTGATCGAGCAGTGGATGCGGGCCAAGGACACGATTCTGTTCCTGGGAGCCTGGGAGAGCTTGCACAACCCCATTTTTAAACCCCACGAATTCGGGGGGTTTAGGAATGAGGCTGGCCGAAACAGCTTCTATATGTCACCCAAGAAGTGGGTCGAGGCAACCGGAGCCATCGGGATCTACTCCCAATCGGGTCGCTATGGAGGCGGGACTTTCGCACACCGCGACATCGCCTTTGAGTTCGGAACTTGGCTGAGCCCAGAATTCAAGCTTTACCTGATCAAGGAGTTTCAGCGGCTCAAAGAGGCGGAAGCCGAACGGCAGAGCCTGGAATGGAACCTCAACCGCTCGCTTTCAAAGCTGAACTACCGAATCCATACCGACGCAATCAAGGAGCACCTGATTCCGCCGAACTTGACCAAGCGGCAGGAAAGCTTCGTCTATGCGGACGAGGCTGATCTGCTGAACGTGGCTCTCTTTGGCAAAACGGCCAAGCAGTGGCGCGACGCAAACCCGGAGCTCGAAGGAAACATGCGGGATTACGCGACGGCGGCTCAGCTTCTCGTCATGGTGAACCTGGAGTCGCTGAATGCTCAGTGGGTGCGAGACGGCTTGAAGCAACCCGAGCGATTGCGACGACTGCGCGAAGCAGCAGTTTCACAACTCAAATCTCTCGGCTCCATCAGCCTGCGGTCGATTGACCTACCGCCAAGCCTCCCGATGAGGGACGAGGAGGAGGAAGAGTGAGGCTTCAATTCGACCCCAACCAACAATTCCAGCTTGACGCCGTGGCCGCCGTGGCGGACCTATTCGACGGCCAAGAGCGCGGAGCGCCGGAGTTCTCGGTCATCAAGACCAACTATGCCGGCGAGCTTCTGAGCGGCATGGTGATGACGGAGACCGGAGTCGGCAATCAACTCTTGCTTTCGGACGACCGGCTCTTAACCAACCTGCGATCTGTCCAAGAGCGGTTCGACATCGAGGTAGATCCAAACTCGGCTTTGGCAGCTTGGGAGTTGTTCGACGCCCCGGCCGATATCAAACGCCCATGCCCACATTTCTCAGTCGAGATGGAAACAGGGACCGGAAAGACCTACGTTTACTTGCGCACAATCTTTGAGCTCTCCCACCGCTACGGCTTCCAGAAGTTTGTGATCGTGGTTCCCAGCGTCGCGATTCGAGAAGGTGTTCTGAAGAACCTGGAGATCACGGCGGACCATTTCCGGGCGCTCTACAACAACCTACCCTTCGAGTGGTTTGTCTACGACGCGAAGAAGGTGAACCGCCTTCGACACTTCGCTACGAGCAACACGCTCCAGATTCAGGTCATCAACATCGACGCGTTCCGCAAAAACTTCTCCGACACGGATGATGACAAAAAGTCGAACGTGATGTACAAGCGGCAAGACCGACTTGGCGATCACATGCCGATCGAGTTTGTCCAAGCCGCGCGGCCCATCGTGATCATCGACGAGCCCCAGAGTGTGGACAACACGGACAAGGCTCAGGAGGCGATCAAGGCGCTCAACCCGCTGATGACGCTTCGCTACTCAGCGACTCACCGCAATCCGTACAACCTGGTCTACCAGCTCGATCCTGTTCGGGCGTTCGAGTTGCGCCTGGTCAAGCAGATCGTGGTTGCGAACGTGGAGTCTGAGGATGCCGCCAACGAGCCATTCGTCCGAGTCGAGTCCATCGAATACAAGAAGGAATACAAAGCCAAGCTCCGGATGCTGATCAAGACCGCTGACGGGCCGAAGGAGAAGTCCATTTCCGTCAAGCCAGGCGACGACTTGTTCTACAAGTCAGGCGAGTTGCACCACTACCAAGACGGTTTCCGCATTGCCGATCTTTCCGCCGAGCCAGGTGACGAGCACATTCGATTCAGCAATGGCCGCCGACTCGGGCAGGGCGAAGAAATGGGTGGAGCCCGGTCTGACATATGGCGAGCGCAGATCAAGAAGACTGTCGAAGAGCACCTGAAGAAGGAGGTCAAGGTCCGCGAGCGTGGCCTCAAAGTGCTTTCGCTATTCTTCATCGACAAGGTCGCCAACTACCGCGACTATGACGACGACGGGAATCCGATTCAGGGCAAGTTCGCCCAGGTTATCGAGGAAGAGTTGGCAGCCTTCGCAAACGACCCGCGATTCGCATCGCTGGAGTGGCTGAAGTTGCCAGTCGGCCAGCTCCACAACGGATATTTCTCAGGCGACCGCAAGAAGCGCAAGGACGGAACCGAGGAGACGATTTGGAAGGACACGAAGGGCTCAACGGCACTCGATGACGACACTTACAACCTCATCATGAAGGAGAAGGAGCGATTGCTCGACATGAGCGAGCCACTCCGATTCATCTTCAGCCACTCTGCTCTGAGAGAAGGCTGGGACAACCCGAACGTGTTCCAAATTTGCACCCTCAATGAGACCCAGAGCACGATGAAGAAGCGCCAAGAAATCGGGCGCGGCCTTCGATTGCCCGTTGACCAGACCGGTGCGAGAGTCTTTGATGACTCAATCAACAAGCTGTACGTGATGGCCAACGAGAGCTACGAAGCGTTCGCCAAGGCACTGCAAAACGAATACGAGGAGGACTGCGGCGTCACGTTTGGCAAGGTGCCGATCACGGCTCTTGCCAAGCTCACTCGCGTCATCGACGACGAAGAGAAACCCATCGGTCGCGCCGAGGCCGAAGCACTCCGAGACCTCTTGGTCGAGCAAAAGATGATCGACGTTCAGGGCCGAATCCAGAAGGCATTCGATCCTCGAAGCCCAGACTTCAAGTTGGAATTGCCCGAAGACAAGGCGGAGCTGACTTCGGCGGTTGTGGACCTGCTGTCGAGCTACCAGATCGAGCATCACATCCAGCGCGAAAAGGACGAACGGGTCAACAAGCTGAAGAAACAAGTGTTGCTCACGCCAGAGTTCGAGGAGCTTTGGACGAGGATCAAGCCCAAGACGATGTATCGCGTCGAGTTCGAGACCGCCGACTTGGTTGCACGAGCCGTTGCCGAGATTAAGCGCATGCCCAAGATCGAGAAGCCGATTCTAAGGGTTACGGCCGGAGTGCTTGGCGTGGAGAAATCGGGCGTCACCGCGAAAGGAATGAGCGTGGCCGAAGAGACGCGCGAATACGGCGCACGACCTTTGCCGGACATCCTTGGCTACCTCCAGAACGAAACCGAACTGACGCGATCGACACTGGTGGAGATCCTCACGAAGTCCGACCGCTTGGCCGAGTTCTTCAACAACCCCCAGCGATTCATGGACCAAGTTGCCCGCATTTTGAAGTTCGAGCTGCACCGGATTCTGGTGGACGGCATCAAATACGAGCGCATCGATGGCACCGGGTCAGACGCCGCTTGGGATCAGATGCTCTTCAAGAACGAGGAGTTGGTCAACTATCTGAAGGCTCTGGAAGTGAAGAAGTCGGTTTACGACTACGTCGTTTATGATTCAGAGATTGAGCGAGAGTTTGCCGAGCAGCTTGATCAGCGCGACGACATCAAGCTTTTCGTCAAGCTTCCGGGCTGGTTCAAGGTGGACACGCCTGTTGGCGAATACAACCCGGACTGGGCCATCGTGAAGCACGACACTTCAACGATCTACTTGGTGCGAGAGACCAAAGGAACGCGAGACTTCCTGAAGCTGAGATCAACCGAGGCGGACAAGGTGCGGTGCGGGAAGCGCCACTTCGAGGCGCTTGGGCAGGACTTCAAAGTCGTCGTGACGGCAGGTGAGGTGTAAGAATGGCGCTCGATTGGCACTCGAATTCGTTGACTGCCAAAAAAGAAACGAAACCCGCATCGAAATCACAGGCAAGGCCGTCAGTATTCTTGGCGGCATTGGCCGAAGCCCGAACTAGCCTGATCACCCTTCGCGAGCTCCGTTACATACCAGTGAAAAGGACGGAGGCGAACCCAAAAAGGGTTCAAGTCCAAGTTTGCGACCGATCGACGATGGGACGAGGCCGTGCCGACTACCTACACAGGAGGCACCTATGGCAGCAGAAAAACGCGTTCATCGAGATGCGGGAACGGGACGCTACGTCACCGAGAAATACGCCGACAAGCACCCCAAGACCACGGTCAGTGAGCCGGCCAGTAAGCCAGCTCCGAAGCCTGCACCGAAGAAGGGCAAGTAGAGGATTCGTTCTCCCCTTTGAACAGGGGAGAACGTCTCTTTCCTTGGCGCGCTCTTCTATTAGCAGCTGTAAGTAACGGAAGCGATGTCTCGACAAGAAGGATTATTCACGGAACACCTGCCCAAAATTAAAATCCCCGTCGCCACGCGTGTAGAGGCACATTTTGGGAAGAACAGACTTTTCCAGCTCCTGTTCGAAGGCTACGAGGGGAGTGCAGAGTCCATCACCGCCGCAAGTGGTACAGAGTCGTGGACGGAGCTAAAGCTACCAACCGGGGATCTATTCCGGGTCTACGAGAGCGGCGCACGATCGACGTTCACGCATCCCCACCTTCGCGTGGCGGGCTCAAAGCTGAAATGGGAAAATGCCAAGCTTCCCGCCCTCTCGCCGTCATGTCGACAGAATGCGTTGGACTCATGGAAGGACGCTTTTAGGTTTTTCCGAGAAGACCCAGGAACCGGCCAACCAGGTTTGCGGCCACCTCAGATAGGAGCTCTTCACGCGATCCACGCTCACTGGACTGTCGAAGACAAGCCAGCGACAATCGTCATGCCAACCGGAACTGGCAAGACAGAGACCATGTTGGCCACGCTAGTTTCGGAGCGGTGTGATCGTGTCTTAGTGATCGTTCCCAGTGTCGTTCTGCGTGACCAACTCTTTGGGAAATTTGCAACCCTCGGATTACTGAAAAAGCTAACAAACCTGGCCCAGAGCGCTCAGTTCCCGGTCGTGGGGCTCATGCGATCGAGTCTCCAAACTGCTACTGCGGTTGACGAACTGTTCGGTTCGGCGAACGTGATCGTGGCTGTCATCAATTCAGTTGTGGCGAGCAGCCCTGAGGCATTAGCCCGAATTGTTGAAATCTGCAGCCACTTGTTCATTGACGAGGCTCACCATGTCCCGGCCCGAACGTGGTCACAGCTCAAGGCTCAGTTTCAGCACAAGCACGTGCTTCAATTTACTGCCACTCCATACCGAAATGACGGAAAGCGAGTGGATGGCAAGGTTATCTACTCTTTCCCGCTGCGGAAAGCGCAGGAGCAGGGCTACTTCAAGCCGATCCAATACAAGCCGATCTACCAATTTCGCCCGGAACTGTCCGATGAGGCAATCGCCGAAGCTGCGATCAAGCAGCTCAGGGAAGACCTCAATGTTGGACTCGACCACGTGCTTATGGCCCGTGCTCATCCCATCGAACGGTTGAAGCAAATTCTTCCGATCTACTCCGCAAAGGCCGCGGACCTCAATCCAGTGATCATCCATTCTCAGATGTCGCAGACCGACCGTAAGCTCGCGTTGGACTCTATGAAGACAGGCCAGTCTCGTGTGATTCTCTGCGACAACATGCTCGGGGAAGGGTTCGATTACGCACAGTTGAAAGTTGCAGCCCTTCACGATCTACACAAGAGCCTCGCAATCACACTCCAGTTCACTGGCCGCTTTACCCGGACGAGTTTAGACGCAAAGCTGGGCCCTGCTACCATGATTGCCAATGCCGCCCTATCTGGAATAGGCAACGAGCTAAGGGACTTGTACGCCCAGGACGCCGACTGGAACCGCCTGATTCAGGAAATGGCCGACCAGACGATAGGGTCCAAGGTGAAGAAGACTGAGTTTTCAGCCACCTTCAAGCCATACGGCGTCGACTTTCCGCCTGAGAACATCCAGCCAAAGATGAGCACCGTCGTTTATCAGACGAAGTGCGAGGAGTGGGCTCCGAAGACCCTGGAAAAGTGGCTTGAGAGGGCCCAAGTGTTTGCAGGTCCATCGATCAGCGATGAACACCGAACCGCCTTCTACGTTGTCGTGGAAGCGTCGGAAGTTGAGTGGGGTCTGGCAAAGGATGCGCTTGATGTCCACTACGCACTCTTCTTGCTGCATTGGGATAAGGAGCGTCAATTGCTTTTCATTAATAGCACAGACAACAGGGGCTTTCAAAAGGACCTAGCGATGTTGGTCTGCGGCGAGGATGTCGAGAGGGTCCAGGGCGAGGAGATATATCGTGCAGTCTACGGAATCAACCGTCTCGTCCTCTTCAACCTCGGGCTAAAGCATGTAACCGGACGCAACGTCCGATTCACCATGCTGGCAGGCTCTGATGTTCTTGAGGGGATCACGATAGCCCAGGCCGGGACGCGCACGAAAACAAACCTGTTCGCACACGGCTACGAGGACGGGGAGCGAGCAACAATGGGCTGTTCGATTCGTGGGCGCCTCTGGTCGTACTTAGTGGCTGACGACATTTCTCACTGGGTCGCGTGGTGTAAGCATATCGGCAATAAACTCCTAGACGATACGATCACCATCGCAAAGATCAACGATTGGTTCGTAGTTCCCCAGGAACTTTCCGATCGTCCGCGTTTGACTGCTCTTTCTGCAGACTGGCACGATCAGTTCTTCATTGAACTTGAGAGAAGGACCTTTATTAAGATTGGGAACGTAGAGTGTCCCGTCTTTGATGCCGACATTGAGATCGTGCCGACTGAAGTGACTGGTCCTTTGAAGTTCGCGGTCAATGCAAACGGCAAGCGCGCCGTGTTCAAGATCAAGTTCCAGAACAAGGAGATCAAGTTCGATCAGTTGGAGGGCGACACGGCCATGCTGAGAATTGGCTCGGCCACTTCAAAGCTCAGCGATGAGTTTGAAAACTATCCGCCGATCATCTACTTCGAAGCCGAAGCCGTCCTGGAAGGCGGACTGCTCGTTCAGCCGAAGAAAGGTAGCCGCTCTTCGTTTGATCGAACCAAAATCGTCGCCTGGGATTGGAAGGGCACTGACCTAAAGAAGGAGTCCCAAGGAACTGCCCGAGCAGCAGATTCAATCCAGTATAGGGCGATTCAGGAATTCCTATCCGACAACTCCTGGGAAGTAATCTTTGATGACGACGGGCCACAAGAAGTTGCCGATATTGTTTGCCTCAAGCGGCAGGACGACGTCTTGAAAGTGAGCTTGATTCACTGCAAATACTCTCATGGCGATCAGCCGGGGAGTCGAATCGACGATCTGTACGAGGTGTGCGGCCAGGCACAAAAGGCGATCAAGTGGAGGGATGAGATGGAGAAAATGATCTCCCGGTTACTTGCACGTGAAGACAAGTCGCTGGCTGACGCCAGGGCCTCGCGCCTGATTAAAGGGGACCGCAACAGGCTAATCGAACTCAGGAATTCAGCGCGACTGCTACGACCAGATTTCAGTATGTGGCTTGTACAGCCAGGTTTGTCAAAGGCCGCCGCTTCATCGAGTCAGCTTGAGTTGCTTGGAGGCACGGAGACATTTCTCCATGAGGTACATCAAATCCCACTGCACGTGGTTGCCAGCGCGTGATAATCAGGTTCCTACTTGGGTTCCTAAATGAGATGCACTCATGTGACCCACAATGACCCGAGTCAGGAACCTAAAACGAGTCGGTCGAGCGCATGGAAGTTGCAATCGCACTGCAGAGGTCGTGAGTTCGAATCTCATCATCTCCACCAATCTACAGATTTCTCGTTTTCCGGGCCAGCCCCGGCCCCCTCTCTTGCCACGTTTAGCATCAAATCGAACGGCATATTGAGGTCTGCGACCACCTTTTCGCCGTCGAATTTGCAGTTCGAGAGCATTGCAGAGACGATTTGGCGTTTTTCGTCCGGACCGGCTGTTTTGAACCTAAGATGGGCGGTCTTGGCGAGTTCTAGAATCTCAACTGCCTCGTCGTAGGAACTCGATTCTTGACCGGACAGGGACGCCATCGTTACCTCGATTTCCCGTATCTCACTAACGAGGGCCTGCTTCTTTTCTTTGTGTTCTTCACGGCTAAGAACGCCGTCGGCGTAGTCGTCGTAAAGGCGCTCTCGCCTGGATTTCGCTCGTCTTAGCTGGCCCTCCAGTGCCGACATCCGGGCGGCATCGACGGTGCGCTCCTCCTCGTATTGGGCCCGCACGTCCTTACAGAGTTC carries:
- a CDS encoding helix-turn-helix domain-containing protein, yielding MPNLEYRPTSVSPPGETLNDLLEEKGISQKLLSLRLGRSDKNLSQIVNGKAPITPELAVDLERVLGTPARFWLAREARYQEWLSRSSVPEPTDEDLEWARSFTYKEMAEYEWVPPTSNAREKFHNLLRFFGVVDRSAFNAWVANLSPQYRRSETKADKDHLIAAWLRQGELEAEDVDASDYDEKSFAKAVDEALKLTCQGPREFVPALKDSFARCGVVLLFVPELPSMGVSGATRWLTPSKALIQITLRYKTNDHLWFTIFHESCHILRHQKRAVYLEVIKGEKSEDELEADAFAANHMIPPSAFRRFVQADDFSGSAVRAFAESLGISPGIVVGRLQKEEIIGWDTLNSLKVKFEWTNRA
- a CDS encoding type II toxin-antitoxin system RelE/ParE family toxin, with translation MAFATEKLAKVMNSDSKLSQTYGADMAKQIRKRLDDLDAATTLDDMRALPGRCEELTGDRAGQLSVRVSANDRLIFRPNHDPRPEKEDGGLDWTQVTAVEVIEVVDYH
- a CDS encoding site-specific DNA-methyltransferase, producing the protein MNESNANPEVEKLDLSSLDVAELKRQELAELFPEVRTEGGKIDFERLKAVLGEMVDAGRERYGMNWPGKAECMRTIQAPSMGTLLPMPDESVDWDTTENVIIEGDNLEVLKLLQKSYLGKVKMIYIDPPYNTGKDFIYPDNYTESLQTYLEYTGQVDSEGRKFGPNADSDGRYHSRWLNMMHPRLFLAKNLLRDDGVIFISIDDYEAQNLVRLCTDIFGEENFLGFLPTVMNLKGNNDEFGFAGTHEYTVVFAKHKDRVKLFEFPIDEEDEDDWEEDELGFYKRGANLKATGKNAPREKRPNLFFPIYVHEGKVHLERQTPTDVELLPMTDGQEMSWRWSKTKFQKQPDDVIIVGEGDGIAIYKKQRPSLGDLPSKKPKSLLYKPEYSSGNGTAAIKKLCGAQLFSSPPKPPALIEDFVRIGSQPGDIVLDFFAGSGTTAQSTLELNAESEGDRKFILVQLPEGLDPDKPEQRAGAQFCDAIARPRNIAEITKERVRRVITGLNKQENLFNDNIVRDRGFRSFKLVPSNFIPWDGTASNDADQLAKQLKLGIDHTRGDRTPQDLLFEVLLKSWGEPALSLKVAEETIEGVRVFSIAEGDFLICLEEKVSLEFIRALAARKPSRVVMRESAFAGNDQLKTNAVQTFKSQGVTSFKVV
- a CDS encoding KilA-N domain-containing protein, which codes for MRKSKQAKISVAGTEISVVSDARGDYISLTDMTRGFDGGPALIEQWMRAKDTILFLGAWESLHNPIFKPHEFGGFRNEAGRNSFYMSPKKWVEATGAIGIYSQSGRYGGGTFAHRDIAFEFGTWLSPEFKLYLIKEFQRLKEAEAERQSLEWNLNRSLSKLNYRIHTDAIKEHLIPPNLTKRQESFVYADEADLLNVALFGKTAKQWRDANPELEGNMRDYATAAQLLVMVNLESLNAQWVRDGLKQPERLRRLREAAVSQLKSLGSISLRSIDLPPSLPMRDEEEEE
- a CDS encoding DEAD/DEAH box helicase family protein is translated as MRLQFDPNQQFQLDAVAAVADLFDGQERGAPEFSVIKTNYAGELLSGMVMTETGVGNQLLLSDDRLLTNLRSVQERFDIEVDPNSALAAWELFDAPADIKRPCPHFSVEMETGTGKTYVYLRTIFELSHRYGFQKFVIVVPSVAIREGVLKNLEITADHFRALYNNLPFEWFVYDAKKVNRLRHFATSNTLQIQVINIDAFRKNFSDTDDDKKSNVMYKRQDRLGDHMPIEFVQAARPIVIIDEPQSVDNTDKAQEAIKALNPLMTLRYSATHRNPYNLVYQLDPVRAFELRLVKQIVVANVESEDAANEPFVRVESIEYKKEYKAKLRMLIKTADGPKEKSISVKPGDDLFYKSGELHHYQDGFRIADLSAEPGDEHIRFSNGRRLGQGEEMGGARSDIWRAQIKKTVEEHLKKEVKVRERGLKVLSLFFIDKVANYRDYDDDGNPIQGKFAQVIEEELAAFANDPRFASLEWLKLPVGQLHNGYFSGDRKKRKDGTEETIWKDTKGSTALDDDTYNLIMKEKERLLDMSEPLRFIFSHSALREGWDNPNVFQICTLNETQSTMKKRQEIGRGLRLPVDQTGARVFDDSINKLYVMANESYEAFAKALQNEYEEDCGVTFGKVPITALAKLTRVIDDEEKPIGRAEAEALRDLLVEQKMIDVQGRIQKAFDPRSPDFKLELPEDKAELTSAVVDLLSSYQIEHHIQREKDERVNKLKKQVLLTPEFEELWTRIKPKTMYRVEFETADLVARAVAEIKRMPKIEKPILRVTAGVLGVEKSGVTAKGMSVAEETREYGARPLPDILGYLQNETELTRSTLVEILTKSDRLAEFFNNPQRFMDQVARILKFELHRILVDGIKYERIDGTGSDAAWDQMLFKNEELVNYLKALEVKKSVYDYVVYDSEIEREFAEQLDQRDDIKLFVKLPGWFKVDTPVGEYNPDWAIVKHDTSTIYLVRETKGTRDFLKLRSTEADKVRCGKRHFEALGQDFKVVVTAGEV
- a CDS encoding DEAD/DEAH box helicase family protein — translated: MSRQEGLFTEHLPKIKIPVATRVEAHFGKNRLFQLLFEGYEGSAESITAASGTESWTELKLPTGDLFRVYESGARSTFTHPHLRVAGSKLKWENAKLPALSPSCRQNALDSWKDAFRFFREDPGTGQPGLRPPQIGALHAIHAHWTVEDKPATIVMPTGTGKTETMLATLVSERCDRVLVIVPSVVLRDQLFGKFATLGLLKKLTNLAQSAQFPVVGLMRSSLQTATAVDELFGSANVIVAVINSVVASSPEALARIVEICSHLFIDEAHHVPARTWSQLKAQFQHKHVLQFTATPYRNDGKRVDGKVIYSFPLRKAQEQGYFKPIQYKPIYQFRPELSDEAIAEAAIKQLREDLNVGLDHVLMARAHPIERLKQILPIYSAKAADLNPVIIHSQMSQTDRKLALDSMKTGQSRVILCDNMLGEGFDYAQLKVAALHDLHKSLAITLQFTGRFTRTSLDAKLGPATMIANAALSGIGNELRDLYAQDADWNRLIQEMADQTIGSKVKKTEFSATFKPYGVDFPPENIQPKMSTVVYQTKCEEWAPKTLEKWLERAQVFAGPSISDEHRTAFYVVVEASEVEWGLAKDALDVHYALFLLHWDKERQLLFINSTDNRGFQKDLAMLVCGEDVERVQGEEIYRAVYGINRLVLFNLGLKHVTGRNVRFTMLAGSDVLEGITIAQAGTRTKTNLFAHGYEDGERATMGCSIRGRLWSYLVADDISHWVAWCKHIGNKLLDDTITIAKINDWFVVPQELSDRPRLTALSADWHDQFFIELERRTFIKIGNVECPVFDADIEIVPTEVTGPLKFAVNANGKRAVFKIKFQNKEIKFDQLEGDTAMLRIGSATSKLSDEFENYPPIIYFEAEAVLEGGLLVQPKKGSRSSFDRTKIVAWDWKGTDLKKESQGTARAADSIQYRAIQEFLSDNSWEVIFDDDGPQEVADIVCLKRQDDVLKVSLIHCKYSHGDQPGSRIDDLYEVCGQAQKAIKWRDEMEKMISRLLAREDKSLADARASRLIKGDRNRLIELRNSARLLRPDFSMWLVQPGLSKAAASSSQLELLGGTETFLHEVHQIPLHVVASA